The Aedes aegypti strain LVP_AGWG chromosome 3, AaegL5.0 Primary Assembly, whole genome shotgun sequence genome contains a region encoding:
- the LOC5567305 gene encoding caspase-3 isoform X3, producing the protein MSNKSSKTVTTLSHKQSTRSVTTSMTVSKSQTTSSGFVNSYGSPAVADRAFVPGSSSKTYEPVYEKTRQLSRNTNTGSHTPKYQVPTQSATQSKDSNTAGAAAPKIVTQDAQPSNARSNTPVSPGPVTLSLEKYDLRKPAYVLIFHNIFKNDKKFHRKGSEHDLKLIKEFVKGYNMKIADICEDFSVTKVKKKMNKVSLKNFGSYSSLMIVIMSHGGLNDQIQASNGFYHLDTTIVEPTLMNETLKGKPKLFFVQACKGDAVMEADATQTATNKFDILKCFSTYEGTLSFRDTTEGTTFIQTLFKLIEQNSDKEIIDIMRLMRNIFCVNKIAQAPTETSTLTKKFYFNDLKK; encoded by the exons atgtccaacAAATCTTCAAAAACAGTGACCACCCTTTCTCACAAACAATCAACGCGAAGTGTAACAACCTCCATGACCGTATCTAAGTCACAAACGACGAGTTCGGGATTCGTCAACTCGTATGGATCTCCTGCAGTTGCAGACCGGGCCTTTGTTCCAGGGTCATCATCCAAAACTTATGAGCCTGTGTACGAGAAGACACGGCAACTATCTAGGAATACTAATACCGGGAGCCACACTCCAAAGTATCAAGTACCAACTCAATCTGCGACCCAAAGCAAGGACTCAAATACGGCAGGAG CTGCTGCTCCCAAAATTGTTACTCAAGATGCACAGCCGTCAAATGCACGATCTAATACACCTGTGTCTCCAGG accCGTCACTTTATCGCTGGAAAAATACGATCTTAGGAAACCGGCATACGTTTTGATATTTCATAACATATtcaaaaatgacaaaaagttTCATCGAAAAGGTAGCGAACACGATCTCAAGCTAATCAAAGAATTCGTCAAAGGATACAATATGAAGATAGCGGACATTTGTGAGGATTTCAGTGTGACGAAGGTGAAGAAGAAAATGAACAAAG TCTCattgaaaaattttggaagCTATTCTAGCCTGATGATTGTTATAATGAGTCACGGAGGACTAAACGATCAGATCCAAGCCTCAAACGGATTCTACCATCTGGATACTACCATTGTTGAACCGACGTTGATGAACGAGACACTGAAGGGTAAGCCGAAACTTTTCTTCGTGCAAGCATGCAAGGGAGATGCAGTTATGGAAGCGGATGCTACTCAGACTGCCACAAACAAGTTCGATATTCTGAAGTGTTTCAGCACGTATGAAG GCACATTATCGTTCAGGGATACCACTGAAGGCACCACATTCATCCAAACGCTTTTCAAACTCATTGAGCAAAACTCCGATAAGGAAATAATAGACATAATGCGTTTGATGAGAAATATTTTCTGCGTTAACAA GATCGCACAAGCTCCCACAGAAACATCCACACTAACAAAGAAGTTCTACTTCAACGATCTGAAGAAATAG
- the LOC5567304 gene encoding uncharacterized protein LOC5567304, with the protein MYVFWRLIVALLLTTVGLPFAVQIEANRGTNSEGLIAGQSPQFSAAFENDTQLPDKREGPTSAKIVKRNASNGDSSTSFWGWLTGRDNPDPCMMASVGGVVGGGALTGAFVGAGIGSIFTGPGTVIGAVVGGVAGLFGGVSIGHRAGAAVCDKSCGDLDQRVHCYT; encoded by the exons ATGTACGTCTTTTGGAGGCTCATTGTGGCGCTGCTCCTGACCACGGTGGGATTACCTTTCGCAGTCCAGATCGAAGCCAACAGAGGGACAAACTCGGAAGGCCTTATCGCGGGACAGTCTCCGCAGTTTTCGGCGGCGTTTGAGAATGACACACAATTACCGGATAAACGAGAGGGGCCAACTTCCGCCAAAATAGTGAAACGTAATGCCTCTAATGGCGATTCGA GTACATCGTTTTGGGGTTGGTTAACTGGCCGAGACAACCCCGATCCGTGCATGATGGCCTCGGTAGGCGGAGTCGTCGGAGGAGGGGCTTTGACGGGAGCCTTTGTAGGGGCCGGAATCGGAAGTATATTCACCGGAccaggaactgtcattggtgctGTTGTCGGTGGAGTGGCAGGACTATTTGGAGGAGTTAGCATCGGCCATAGGGCTGGGGCTGCCGTGTGTGATAAATCTTGTGGTGATCTGGATCAGAGAGTGCATTGTTACACTTAG